From a single Candidatus Sulfotelmatobacter sp. genomic region:
- a CDS encoding porin family protein, whose amino-acid sequence MRRAFVREVDLRRWAMRRAILFLGGLLCLATLSVGAQENRSEISVQGTGFFTNGVQGNGTAYSATETGGFLATYRYHMNRWVSLEGAYGYEVNSQKYGLSSGGFRIQSGINQLTGSLVLNLPNRGHSRFNPYILAGGGALIFEPTGNQFDTFSGAQGQAKGVFTYGVGVNYALSKRISMRAEYRGLVYDPPDFGFGILVTNSVTQTMVPSVGFTYRF is encoded by the coding sequence ATGCGACGAGCCTTTGTGCGGGAAGTCGATTTGCGGCGATGGGCAATGCGGCGAGCAATTCTATTCCTGGGAGGTTTGCTTTGTCTGGCCACACTCTCGGTCGGGGCGCAGGAGAACCGGTCGGAGATCAGTGTGCAAGGGACGGGCTTTTTCACCAATGGCGTGCAGGGGAATGGCACGGCCTACAGCGCAACCGAGACGGGAGGTTTTCTGGCGACCTATCGATACCACATGAATCGCTGGGTTTCGCTGGAGGGAGCCTATGGGTATGAGGTCAACTCGCAGAAATACGGGTTATCGTCGGGAGGATTCAGAATTCAGTCGGGGATCAATCAGTTGACTGGAAGCCTGGTGCTGAATCTTCCCAACCGCGGCCACTCCCGATTCAATCCTTATATTCTGGCGGGAGGCGGGGCGTTAATATTCGAGCCGACGGGGAACCAGTTCGATACATTTTCCGGAGCGCAGGGGCAGGCGAAAGGCGTGTTCACTTATGGAGTGGGAGTGAATTATGCGCTTTCTAAGCGAATCTCGATGCGGGCTGAATACCGCGGGCTGGTCTACGACCCGCCCGATTTCGGATTTGGCATATTAGTGACAAATAGTGTCACGCAAACGATGGTTCCGTCGGTGGGATTCACGTATCGGTTCTAG